The genome window GACGAGCCCCTTGGCCGCCGAGATCGGCTCCTCCGGGTGGTACACGACCGCCGTGGGGCCGACGAACCAGCGCTCCAACTCCTTCACGGCGGAGCCTTCGGCCGCCCGTTTCGCCAGGCGGTTCTTCACCACCCGAATCCGCGCGCCCTTCTGGCGGAGAGACGCCCGCAACTCGTTGATCTCGTTCGACGTCAGCCCGGTGAGGCTCACCAGGTACAGGCTGTTCGCCCCGTCGAACACCTCGCGGATCGCGTCGATCTCCTGCTGCTTCTGCTGCTTCGTTCTCGGCATCGGCTCGTGCCCCCTGGGCCGGACGGTCAGGCGCGCTCTTGCTGCATCCTGTCCAGCTCGGTGAGATCGATCTCCAAGCTCGGGCTCATCGTCGTGCCGATGTGCACCGACTTGATGTAACGCCCCTTCGCGGCCGGCGGCTTCGCCCGCTGCACCGCCCCCACGAATGCGGCGAAGTTGTCCAGCAACTGCTCGTCGGTGAAGGAGCGCTTTCCGAGCACGCCGTGGACGATCGAGGTCTTGTTGACCCGGAACTCCACTTTTCCCGCCTTGATCTCCTTGATCGCCCTTGCGATATCGGGCGTCACCGTCCCGGTCTTCGGGTTCGGCATCAGCCCGCGGGGACCGAGGATCTTCCCCAACCGCCCGATGAACCGCATGACGTCGGGCGTCGCCACCACGGCATCGAAGTCGAGGAAACCCCCGGAGATCTTCTCCACCGCCTCCTCGCCGGTCATCACGATATCGGCTCCCGCCGCCTCGGCCTCCTGGTACTTTTCGCCGCCGGCGATCGCGAGGACGCGCTTGGTCTTGCCGGTGCCGTGGGGCAGCACCACCGTTCCCCGGACCATCTGGTCGGCGTGCCTCGGGTCGACACCGAGCAGCATGGCGATTTCGACGGTCTCGTCGAAGCCCGCCCAGGAGACCTCTTTGAGCCGCGCGATCGCCTCGGCGACTCCGTAGGGACGCCGCTCGAGCTTGCTCTTCGC of Acidobacteriota bacterium contains these proteins:
- a CDS encoding 50S ribosomal protein L10; the protein is MPRTKQQKQQEIDAIREVFDGANSLYLVSLTGLTSNEINELRASLRQKGARIRVVKNRLAKRAAEGSAVKELERWFVGPTAVVYHPEEPISAAKGLVDFAKTHPALEIKGGLVDRRETLDADGVRAVSQLPGLEETRAMLLSLINGPATRLLRLLSTPATQLARVIGERSRQEQ
- a CDS encoding 50S ribosomal protein L1 translates to MPKRGKKYLQAKSKLERRPYGVAEAIARLKEVSWAGFDETVEIAMLLGVDPRHADQMVRGTVVLPHGTGKTKRVLAIAGGEKYQEAEAAGADIVMTGEEAVEKISGGFLDFDAVVATPDVMRFIGRLGKILGPRGLMPNPKTGTVTPDIARAIKEIKAGKVEFRVNKTSIVHGVLGKRSFTDEQLLDNFAAFVGAVQRAKPPAAKGRYIKSVHIGTTMSPSLEIDLTELDRMQQERA